The genome window caatgaatacaaaaatataaatgacggtgtgactacaaatagataaataattatggtatttacgttatcatcaatgacttgtgctcgagtagttatattttttaaaaatacaaaaaatataaaatagaacaaaaaaaaatgataaagaaaataagtataagaaaaaaagagaaatagaagagagaaaaaaatatataaaaaacgaaaaaaataaaaatagaaaaaattaaaaaaaaagaagaagaagaaaaaacgaggaaaacacgaaaaggaaaaaatataaaaaaaataaacaagaaaaaaaatggtagtacttttggcaagactaaatatgtagtgtatttataattttatgaatacagatcactgagtaaaagtgaatacaacggcTGTGAATCGAATACAACAGCTAAAtggtattgtatttatattttatatgaatacaaactattgataaaatcgaataTAACAGACGTAAATTAAATACATcaattataaatgataattatgtaaaatatgactATGAAAGGTGAATTTGTCAGTAAAATGTGGCTATATTTGAAAGATCCTCTAATTAAAAAGCACATCCAAATTGTAACTACAAACAGGACAATTTTTAATACtatcttttaaaaaagaaataagcaCTCCGTcctaatataatataatacttgtTGATCATGACATTACATGAGTAGGGAAGTTCTCCTTACTATAAATACCAAGCTAGCACTATAATTGAAAATATTCCTCACTCAAGTCCCAAACTTAGCATCTTAATACAATACTAAAACTGCCAATCACTTTTAATTTAACAGCCTTTATAGGAACTTTCTTTTGTCCTATAGATATCTAGCTATGGCTTGTCTCAAACATATTTGTGTATTTAGTTTCCTTGTTGCAGTAATTGCTTGCCATCAAGTTCTTATTGCTGAGGGAAGACAACTgaaagaattgaaacaccccGAAAGTGGAAATGAAATTCCTGAAAGACAAAGTTTTAGTACTGATGACACTTCAAAAGCACCAAGTGGAAAAGTAAAGTACGCACCAACTTCAACAGGAAATAGCCCAGGTATTGGACATTCATCTTCAGTGCCAAAAGCAAATGATCAACCAAAGCACACTAGTACTGGTGAAGTAAGCATAGACGATGTCAAAGCAGGACACAGCCCGGGTATTGGTCATGCTtctcaaaatgaaaaaattggtCCAAATGTTTAGACATATTGTCAATATTTAGATGAAGTTATTTCTCCTACTTAATTGTTTGTAGTTACTCCAGTATTTAGTAGTACTATAGTATTATAATTTATGTATCCAATTATGGTACGTCCGTCCGTTCGCCACAGCTTGATTATTAGAGCTTGGAAGTTGTATTTTACGAAAGGATATTGTACTTGTATTATGTATATCTGGAAATCTAAATGTTATAATTTTAGAAATGTTATGTTATAAAATTGAAATTGTCTTTGGCAATCATTTGTGTTCGTCTCGCTTATGTTGGTTCACATATGAGtttaattttatagataattAACAGGAGCTAAACTTAACACATCGATATCTCTCTGCATGTTATCGTCCATGCATAGATATATATGAACAGTGGAAAGAGTGTAAAGTACGAATTTCAGCTATATATCCAAGCCTACAACAGAGAGTGCTTGCAAAATTATGCTCCCTCCGACAACTTTTTGCTTGTTCactatattaaaaaatagatattcagTTTTGTTTGTTCGATTTGAAAAACCAAGAGAtatttttccattattattaagTTCAGTCAACatgaacaaataaaatatatattaccacagagaaatatatattttaccattattATTAAGTTCAGAGGACCATAATGGCCGCAACTTTAATTATTGTTACTCTTATAGAAAAAAATCTCATCTTTTTACATAAACGaatacataaataatcaaggggAACTTTAGTATGTAATTAATTCTCCGGCTCTTGCATTTAAGAAAGTCTAATTTCCCAGGAACTTGCTTTAGAAAAAAAGTACACTAGTGATTTGTTCCTATATAAAAATTAGTGAATAGAGTTATCAGTGCTTGTATTGATAGGAGATAGTAACAGTTACTCGGTAGGATAATACAAAGATGGCTCGAACGCCATTgttgcaagaaaaaaaaaatataattccaaAAGCATCGATTacataatatttcaaaattttcaagttaaTTATGAACAAGTGCGATTTTTGCCGCTCATGTACCATTTACCTCTCGGGCAACTTCATAGTCAAAATTATCCTGATACTTTAATTTAGCTCAGGATTAGGTAGAACCTGAAATCAGATTATACGTTCTctgtttatttttacttgtcaacACGAGCTAAATAAAATGAAATCGAAGGAGTACCATTATATTCCACACACTATCACAGTAGTGCTTTAGGTAACTAGATTTCTAATTTATATAAGCTACTCATGTATGATTTGAAAAGGTATAACTTTCCAATCTGGCGTTAAATTGTTGATGATTTTCACGTTAGCCCACTAAACTTCAATTAAGTACATTTAATTAGTGGTACGTACTATAAGGAGAGAACAAGTGGAGTTGACAGTAACAGCTGAGCAACGAGGTTTCCTAATGGGGCAATGAACAACCATAACCTTTGATTTAAAAATCTTATGTCAGTCAGAGAAGAGCTAATTAAGAACTTTTCAATTGCAAATTGCAGAGAAGATACGATTAAATAACGTAAAGGCACATGCCACCCACCATGACTCCCTACTTTGCATTCCATAGACGACAAATTGCTAATTAGTACCTTATAGGAATATTAAACTACATAAGAATATTactcaaatagatatatatattccTTAGAACTCGTAAATGTCAAGGTACATTTTGCATTTTTGTGTTAACTTTCAACATTATTATATGACAGATTCAGGATTTAATGTTTGTGGGCTGCTATATGGTAAAATGACCTCCTGAACTCCTGTACTATGTCAGTtgtgtaagttggacacttctacttacatgtttgttatctagacccttgaacccatcaaaaagcaacattttgcaccctttgactGTTGACCTTACCTATGTGAcaaggtcatggtgactaggacaaagaaaGTATAGTCATTCGCCTGGGGTGCGAGTTGGGTCAATTTTTAGcaaattttacattaaaataattttaaaaaataaaagaa of Capsicum annuum cultivar UCD-10X-F1 unplaced genomic scaffold, UCD10Xv1.1 ctg76713, whole genome shotgun sequence contains these proteins:
- the LOC124894667 gene encoding precursor of CEP8 → MACLKHICVFSFLVAVIACHQVLIAEGRQLKELKHPESGNEIPERQSFSTDDTSKAPSGKVKYAPTSTGNSPGIGHSSSVPKANDQPKHTSTGEVSIDDVKAGHSPGIGHASQNEKIGPNV